The Etheostoma cragini isolate CJK2018 chromosome 5, CSU_Ecrag_1.0, whole genome shotgun sequence genome contains a region encoding:
- the fancg gene encoding Fanconi anemia group G protein isoform X2 has translation MSTSCVSSPLWQKRESLNRTAPPIPKTFQKTVMSDKIYQPLSLLYSWIQENNELVNICKQGGGDALSPDQNRTHLRLCSSEFHKLLKKIQGIPPLADYLQLELTVVYNACLCSTAQSHFSEAELLLTQATERVLQMKGDAPVASDPPVFWRTVLKSVEDTALNPCVLYLLCLQWAIWLSTCQLETIQKCQDELFSVFETLSTGVWDEGKSELRGTSCDIPLLLMDPRRLIELLQICTIIAQGAESVSEGRSSDALSGLQTASSLPAPRTLIAYTHLLSGSCLAQMSRPQMALQCYRKALETDSRCVCALYQSMLIYRQLGNTQAEIQALRLLHSTLMLPNVTEPTLGGTRLLSPSLLLRSQSLSSLLSVPSALSVLHNLALKCVHHGRVSDSVECYLDLLATLHSEDQHGVHAEGPPLPSLPELYLQSAAALLMARRAADCMALCDEVINTTLELLPEKVVLEEPEEKCEAETRARCAEGADKVAMLLWAGAAYLLQGHCHTHLKDWKQAVTHYTRCFNLLVKVRFKKGSFQPQIPSADMVGKQGSSLCILQRLKGLSLAGRGVSFTQTDQLKEALRDLQLSMQACPECVTAGLWCGEVLWRLGRRWEAAACWEKTWSFTPRFSVESLSVYLQEPQSGPLLDSSELRRRIQELGPPLSAQRETKEVYPINY, from the exons ATGTCAACTTCCTGTGTTAGCTCCCCTCTTTGGCAAAAGAGGGAAAGTTTAAACAGAACAGCACCACCAATACCAAAAACTTTTCAGAAAACAGTGATGTCTGATAAAATATATCAACCACTTTCCTTGTTATATAGCTGGATCCAGGAAAACAACGAGTTGGTAAACATATGCAAG CAAGGAGGAGGAGATGCCTTGAGCCCAGACCAGAACAGGACCCATCTGAGATTGTGTTCCTCTGAGTTTCACaaacttttaaagaaaatccaaG GTATCCCTCCTCTTGCAGATTATTTACAGTTGGAGCTGACAGTGGTGTACAATGCATGTCTGTGCTCCACTGCTCAGTCTCACTTTTCAGAAGCTGAGCTGCTCCTCACACAAGCCACAGAGAGAG TTCTACAGATGAAAGGAGATGCCCCTGTTGCTTCAGACCCTCCTGTGTTTTGGAGAACAGTTCTCAAATCAGTGGAAGACACAGCTTTGAATCCTTGTGTACTTTACCTACTCTGTCTGCAGTGGGCAATATGGCTGTCCACCTGCCAGCTGGAAACTATACAGAAATGCCAG GATGAGCTGTTCTCTGTGTTTGAGACACTCTCTACTGGAGTCTGGGATGAAGGAAAGAGTGAGCTAAGGGGAACGTCCTGTGACATTCCACTACTGTTGATGGACCCAAGAAGGCTTATTGAATTATTGCAGATCTGCACTATCATAGCCCAAG GTGCAGAAAGTGTGAGTGAGGGCCGGAGTTCAGACGCGCTGTCTGGTCTGCAGACAGCTTCCTCCCTGCCGGCTCCCAGAACTCTAATAGCATACACCCACCTCCTCTCAGGCTCTTGCCTTGCCCAGATG AGCCGCCCTCAGATGGCATTGCAGTGTTACAGGAAGGCCCTGGAAACAGACtcccggtgtgtgtgtgctctgtacCAGAGTATGCTCATTTACAGACAGCTGGGCAACACACAGGCTGAGATACAAGCTCTTCGTTTGCTGCATTCA ACTTTGATGTTGCCCAATGTCACAGAGCCTACTCTGGGTGGTACTCGCCTCCTATCCCCGTCCCTACTGCTGCGCAGCCAATCACTGAGCAGCCTGCTCTCAGTTCCCTCTGCCCTCTCTGTGCTTCACAATCTGGCCCTGAAGTGTGTGCACCATGGGAG GGTGTCAGATAGTGTGGAATGTTATTTGGACCTGCTGGCGACTCTTCACTCAGAAGATCAACATGGA GTGCATGCTGAGGGCCCTCCCCTCCCTAGCTTGCCCGAGCTTTACCTGCAGTCTGCCGCTGCCCTGCTCATGGCCCGACGGGCTGCTGATTGCATGGCGCTGTGCGACGAAGTCATCAATACGACACTGGAGCTCCTGCCGGAGAAGGTGGTGTTGGAAGAGCCAGAGGAGAAGTGTGAGGCTGAGACCAGGGCTCGGTGTGCAGAGGGTGCTGATAAAGTGGCGATGCTACTCTGGGCGGGGGCTGCCTATCTCCTCCAGGGTCACTGCCACACTCACCTGAAGGACTGGAAACAAGCAGTGACTCACTACACAAG GTGTTTCAACCTACTGGTAAAAGTGCGCTTTAAAAAGGGAa GTTTCCAACCACAGATTCCCAGTGCAGATATGGTTGGCAAGCAGGGATCAAGTCTGTGTATCCTCCAGAGGCTGAAGGGGCTTTCACTCGCTGGTAGGGGCGTCAGCTTCACCCAGACTGATCAACTGAAAGAGGCATTGAGAGATCTACAGCTCAGCATGCAGGCATGCCCAG AGTGCGTGACTGCAGGGCTGTGGTGTGGTGAGGTGCTGTGGAGGCTTGGCAGGAGATGGGAGGCAGCAGCATGTTGGGAAAAGACCTGGAGCTTCACCCCGCGATTCTCAGTGGA GAGTCTGTCTGTGTACCTACAGGAACCCCAGTCTGGCCCTCTGTTGGACTCCTCGGAGCTGCGCCGCAGAATACAGGAACTTGGTCCTCCATTGTCAGcccagagagagacaaaagaagTATACCCTATCAATTACTGA
- the fancg gene encoding Fanconi anemia group G protein isoform X1 translates to MSTSCVSSPLWQKRESLNRTAPPIPKTFQKTVMSDKIYQPLSLLYSWIQENNELVNICKQQGGGDALSPDQNRTHLRLCSSEFHKLLKKIQGIPPLADYLQLELTVVYNACLCSTAQSHFSEAELLLTQATERVLQMKGDAPVASDPPVFWRTVLKSVEDTALNPCVLYLLCLQWAIWLSTCQLETIQKCQDELFSVFETLSTGVWDEGKSELRGTSCDIPLLLMDPRRLIELLQICTIIAQGAESVSEGRSSDALSGLQTASSLPAPRTLIAYTHLLSGSCLAQMSRPQMALQCYRKALETDSRCVCALYQSMLIYRQLGNTQAEIQALRLLHSTLMLPNVTEPTLGGTRLLSPSLLLRSQSLSSLLSVPSALSVLHNLALKCVHHGRVSDSVECYLDLLATLHSEDQHGVHAEGPPLPSLPELYLQSAAALLMARRAADCMALCDEVINTTLELLPEKVVLEEPEEKCEAETRARCAEGADKVAMLLWAGAAYLLQGHCHTHLKDWKQAVTHYTRCFNLLVKVRFKKGSFQPQIPSADMVGKQGSSLCILQRLKGLSLAGRGVSFTQTDQLKEALRDLQLSMQACPECVTAGLWCGEVLWRLGRRWEAAACWEKTWSFTPRFSVESLSVYLQEPQSGPLLDSSELRRRIQELGPPLSAQRETKEVYPINY, encoded by the exons ATGTCAACTTCCTGTGTTAGCTCCCCTCTTTGGCAAAAGAGGGAAAGTTTAAACAGAACAGCACCACCAATACCAAAAACTTTTCAGAAAACAGTGATGTCTGATAAAATATATCAACCACTTTCCTTGTTATATAGCTGGATCCAGGAAAACAACGAGTTGGTAAACATATGCAAG CAGCAAGGAGGAGGAGATGCCTTGAGCCCAGACCAGAACAGGACCCATCTGAGATTGTGTTCCTCTGAGTTTCACaaacttttaaagaaaatccaaG GTATCCCTCCTCTTGCAGATTATTTACAGTTGGAGCTGACAGTGGTGTACAATGCATGTCTGTGCTCCACTGCTCAGTCTCACTTTTCAGAAGCTGAGCTGCTCCTCACACAAGCCACAGAGAGAG TTCTACAGATGAAAGGAGATGCCCCTGTTGCTTCAGACCCTCCTGTGTTTTGGAGAACAGTTCTCAAATCAGTGGAAGACACAGCTTTGAATCCTTGTGTACTTTACCTACTCTGTCTGCAGTGGGCAATATGGCTGTCCACCTGCCAGCTGGAAACTATACAGAAATGCCAG GATGAGCTGTTCTCTGTGTTTGAGACACTCTCTACTGGAGTCTGGGATGAAGGAAAGAGTGAGCTAAGGGGAACGTCCTGTGACATTCCACTACTGTTGATGGACCCAAGAAGGCTTATTGAATTATTGCAGATCTGCACTATCATAGCCCAAG GTGCAGAAAGTGTGAGTGAGGGCCGGAGTTCAGACGCGCTGTCTGGTCTGCAGACAGCTTCCTCCCTGCCGGCTCCCAGAACTCTAATAGCATACACCCACCTCCTCTCAGGCTCTTGCCTTGCCCAGATG AGCCGCCCTCAGATGGCATTGCAGTGTTACAGGAAGGCCCTGGAAACAGACtcccggtgtgtgtgtgctctgtacCAGAGTATGCTCATTTACAGACAGCTGGGCAACACACAGGCTGAGATACAAGCTCTTCGTTTGCTGCATTCA ACTTTGATGTTGCCCAATGTCACAGAGCCTACTCTGGGTGGTACTCGCCTCCTATCCCCGTCCCTACTGCTGCGCAGCCAATCACTGAGCAGCCTGCTCTCAGTTCCCTCTGCCCTCTCTGTGCTTCACAATCTGGCCCTGAAGTGTGTGCACCATGGGAG GGTGTCAGATAGTGTGGAATGTTATTTGGACCTGCTGGCGACTCTTCACTCAGAAGATCAACATGGA GTGCATGCTGAGGGCCCTCCCCTCCCTAGCTTGCCCGAGCTTTACCTGCAGTCTGCCGCTGCCCTGCTCATGGCCCGACGGGCTGCTGATTGCATGGCGCTGTGCGACGAAGTCATCAATACGACACTGGAGCTCCTGCCGGAGAAGGTGGTGTTGGAAGAGCCAGAGGAGAAGTGTGAGGCTGAGACCAGGGCTCGGTGTGCAGAGGGTGCTGATAAAGTGGCGATGCTACTCTGGGCGGGGGCTGCCTATCTCCTCCAGGGTCACTGCCACACTCACCTGAAGGACTGGAAACAAGCAGTGACTCACTACACAAG GTGTTTCAACCTACTGGTAAAAGTGCGCTTTAAAAAGGGAa GTTTCCAACCACAGATTCCCAGTGCAGATATGGTTGGCAAGCAGGGATCAAGTCTGTGTATCCTCCAGAGGCTGAAGGGGCTTTCACTCGCTGGTAGGGGCGTCAGCTTCACCCAGACTGATCAACTGAAAGAGGCATTGAGAGATCTACAGCTCAGCATGCAGGCATGCCCAG AGTGCGTGACTGCAGGGCTGTGGTGTGGTGAGGTGCTGTGGAGGCTTGGCAGGAGATGGGAGGCAGCAGCATGTTGGGAAAAGACCTGGAGCTTCACCCCGCGATTCTCAGTGGA GAGTCTGTCTGTGTACCTACAGGAACCCCAGTCTGGCCCTCTGTTGGACTCCTCGGAGCTGCGCCGCAGAATACAGGAACTTGGTCCTCCATTGTCAGcccagagagagacaaaagaagTATACCCTATCAATTACTGA